CGCGCTACGCATATACATTAGGACTTTTTCCAAAAGCAGCATCAACACAATCTCAAAAGGTCTCAAACGCTCCCTAGCGCTGCTTTATCCAATTTTTGAGCACAAAACACCACCGCTCTATCTTGTTCAAGAGGCTGTCGTATCAACCGAAAACAGGTACCCTCTAATATATTGACTAATTAGTTAGGAGTTGCCGCCTTTCTCAAATGCATCAACGGGAAGTAAAATCTCGTGGTGCTTCTTGATGGCTTCTAGATGCTTGGGATCATGAATTTGAAACCGGATCTTTTGGATAATCTTGAGTGCTTAGTCACTGTTTTCTGGGTCTTGGGCCGTGAAGATTTGACTAATTGGAATACCTGATGGGACTTCAATGTCTTCGCTTTGATCCCTGGCCGTAACCATTTTTGTTGGTATCTCTAAACAACTATAGCGCTGACGAATTTGATGCAGGGTTTCAAGGCCACTGATTCCTGACGTCATTACGTCAAGTAGCACTAACGAGATCTCGGTTGTATCAAGTGGAACAGGAAACGTCTCGCCGGAAAGGTGTCTCAGATACAGCGATTCATATAGCTTTCTATCTGAGAGGGTACGCTGGGTAGAGCAGCAGTTAGGACTTCAGCACCTTTTGCTGTAATTAAAATGTCATCTTCGATGCGAATGCCCTGCACATCTTTAAATTTAACAAGCTGATCCCAGTTGATGCAGTCTTGGTAATGAGATTGTCGCTCTGGATTCTTCAGAAGACTCGGCACTTGATAGAAGCCAGGCTCGATGGTCACAATCATGCTCTTCTGCAGTGGGCGATCGAGCCTCAGGAAGCCGAGGCCAAAGCGATCGCATCTCTTCCTTCCGGGTGCATACCCAGCTAAATCTCCTAGATCCTCCATGTCGTGAACGTCTAACCCTAGTAAATGACCAACGCCGTGGGGAAAAAATAGGGCATGGGCATCCCGTTCCACGAGGGTTTCAGCTTTACCTTTGAGAATGCCGAGACTCACAAGACCCTCAGCCAACGTTAAGGCAGCTAGTAAGTGCAAGTCTCGAAATTCAACGCCAGGGGCCGCTTTTGCAATACAGATGTCGTGAGCTGCTAACACAATGTCGTAGATATCGTGTTGGGTGCTGGAAAAAGAGCCGGAGATCGGCCATGTGCGGGTCACATCTGAGGCCCAGCCCTCTTTCTCTGCGCCAACGTCGGCCAGCAGGAGGTCTCCGGCTCGGATGGGGCGATGGTAGCTCTGGTTATGCAGAACTTCGCCCTGCACGGTCACAATGCTGTTATAGGCACAGGTGAGGTTGTGGGCCATGATCACAGCTTCCATCGCCGCTCGGATCTCTGCTTCTGTTTGGGCGTTATAGGTAGCGGTCATTCCCGCTAGATGCGCCTTAACGGTTACCGCTGCTGCCTCTCGGATCGATGAGATCGCACTTTGATCGTGAATCATCCGCACGGCCACAATCGCCTTCGCTAGCTGGCGATTGTGGCCCTGTAGTTGTTTGGCGCTTCCTAGAGTGCGCCCGATCTGCTTTTCTTGGATCTGTCGTGTTGCAGAGTCTTGAACCGGAATCGTTGCTACATCTTGGGTCCAGCTTGCCAACTTACTGAGGGGATAGTCTTGATCTGCTCCCATCTGCTTGGCTATCTCTTGCCGTCGGGGACTGGGACCGTGCCAGAGAGCATCGTTAGCATCGGCGTCATCCATAAATAGGGTTAGCTTACCTGCCTCTAAGTGAATGGCAGCATTGGCAAGAGACCGGCCTGCAAAGAACAGAAAATGGCTGCTGGCTCGAAACGGAAATCGATTGGCTGGGAAGTTGCGCGGGCTTTCGCTGCCGGACCACAGAATTGCCGGACCACAGAAATGCTGAGCCAGTTTTTCTCGGCGCTGCTGCAGTACGACACGGGGGTCTGATGGGTTCATGAGGACTTCAGCGCAGATAGATAATGAGTAAAGTGTTGGCACAGAACGGCATTCTGTTCATCGGTGCCCACTGTGATTCTAAGCTTATCAACCACGCTGGGTAGATTGAAATGGCGCACCAAAATGTTTCGCTGCTTGAGCCACTGCTGGAGTTCTAGTGCCTTTGCGTCGGGATGCTGAATTAAAAGGAAATTGGTCTGAGAGGGCCAAACCCGAAAACCAAGCTGCTCTAAGTCATGGGCTAAGGTGCCCCGAGAGCGCTTGACCCGCTCAGCGTTTCTGTTTTTGTGATCTTGATCTTGAATGGCAGCCGTGCCGAGTAGAGTTGCTATTGCATCGACACAATAGCTATCTTTCACTTTGTTGAGGTCTTGAATGATTTGGGGATTGGCAATGGCAAATCCCAGCCGCAACCCCGCCAGTGAATATCCTTTAGATAGTGTCCTCAAA
The sequence above is a segment of the Acaryochloris thomasi RCC1774 genome. Coding sequences within it:
- a CDS encoding aminopeptidase P family protein translates to MNPSDPRVVLQQRREKLAQHFCGPAILWSGSESPRNFPANRFPFRASSHFLFFAGRSLANAAIHLEAGKLTLFMDDADANDALWHGPSPRRQEIAKQMGADQDYPLSKLASWTQDVATIPVQDSATRQIQEKQIGRTLGSAKQLQGHNRQLAKAIVAVRMIHDQSAISSIREAAAVTVKAHLAGMTATYNAQTEAEIRAAMEAVIMAHNLTCAYNSIVTVQGEVLHNQSYHRPIRAGDLLLADVGAEKEGWASDVTRTWPISGSFSSTQHDIYDIVLAAHDICIAKAAPGVEFRDLHLLAALTLAEGLVSLGILKGKAETLVERDAHALFFPHGVGHLLGLDVHDMEDLGDLAGYAPGRKRCDRFGLGFLRLDRPLQKSMIVTIEPGFYQVPSLLKNPERQSHYQDCINWDQLVKFKDVQGIRIEDDILITAKGAEVLTAALPSVPSQIESYMNRCI